A window of the Candidatus Hydrogenedens sp. genome harbors these coding sequences:
- the gspF gene encoding type II secretion system inner membrane protein GspF: MPKYAYRAINREGKEIFGIIQADSVALAINDVRSLGLFPTHVREARRSDERRARGEKKGLSELYFGGVKTKQLVVMTRQLSTLIDAGLPLLRSLNVLIAQMKPCKLKDILREVSTDIQSGSTFSEALAKHPKQFDRLFVNMVKAGEVGGMLEIVLQRIAQFMERREALKRRVKSALIYPIAVLIIASAIVMFLLIKVVPVFADIFKEFGGKLPWPTQFLMSAGDFMIYNWWLLISIVAWTIIFIKILFKFHAVRRFRDRAVLKIPLIGDLVTKVAVARFARTLGTLITSGVPILQALKITKETIGNEIIQDAVDKVHDSVKEGDTIAAPLDQTKVFPAMVVNMIDVGEETGSLDAMLNKVADIYDAEVEAAVEAMLSLMEPAIIIVLGGIIGFIVVSLYLPIFTLGDTISGT, translated from the coding sequence ATGCCTAAATATGCTTATCGAGCAATTAATCGTGAAGGAAAAGAAATCTTTGGCATTATCCAGGCAGATAGTGTCGCCCTTGCGATTAACGATGTAAGAAGTTTGGGGCTGTTCCCGACGCATGTCCGTGAAGCCCGTCGTAGTGATGAACGAAGGGCAAGAGGTGAAAAGAAAGGATTAAGTGAACTTTATTTCGGTGGTGTAAAGACAAAGCAACTTGTGGTTATGACCCGTCAGTTATCTACTCTGATTGACGCAGGTTTGCCTCTATTACGAAGCCTAAATGTGCTAATTGCACAAATGAAACCTTGTAAGTTAAAAGATATTTTGCGTGAAGTATCGACAGATATCCAATCAGGAAGCACTTTTTCTGAAGCATTAGCAAAACATCCCAAACAATTTGACCGCCTTTTTGTGAATATGGTCAAAGCAGGTGAAGTCGGCGGTATGTTAGAAATTGTACTACAACGCATAGCCCAATTTATGGAACGAAGAGAAGCGTTAAAACGGCGTGTAAAGTCTGCTCTGATTTATCCTATTGCCGTTTTAATCATTGCCTCTGCAATTGTGATGTTTCTTTTAATAAAAGTGGTGCCTGTTTTCGCAGATATTTTCAAAGAATTCGGGGGTAAACTTCCCTGGCCCACTCAATTTCTTATGTCCGCCGGGGACTTTATGATTTATAACTGGTGGTTGCTTATTTCCATTGTGGCATGGACGATTATTTTTATAAAAATTCTCTTTAAATTTCATGCAGTTCGAAGGTTTCGAGACCGTGCTGTATTAAAAATACCCCTAATTGGGGATTTAGTCACCAAAGTGGCTGTGGCACGATTTGCCCGAACATTAGGAACGCTAATTACTTCTGGTGTGCCTATTTTACAGGCATTAAAAATCACAAAAGAGACCATCGGTAATGAAATCATCCAGGATGCCGTGGATAAAGTTCATGATAGTGTAAAAGAAGGGGATACGATTGCAGCACCTCTTGACCAGACCAAAGTATTCCCTGCAATGGTCGTTAATATGATTGATGTCGGTGAAGAAACAGGCAGTCTCGACGCCATGTTAAATAAAGTTGCAGATATTTACGATGCAGAAGTAGAAGCGGCTGTCGAGGCTATGTTGTCATTAATGGAACCTGCAATTATTATCGTTCTGGGTGGTATTATCGGTTTTATTGTGGTATCTTTATACTTGCCGATATTCACGCTCGGAGATACCATCAGTGGAACATAG
- a CDS encoding ATPase, T2SS/T4P/T4SS family has product MSSALAKQNQSKTAQFNQRRLGDILVEQGVIIPLQLDEALQRQRLTGDFLGRVLVSMGYCDEQAIVEALGTQLGMEKVDVTRLKIPENIIRKISPDVARFYNVIPIKEVDGVLVVAMADPLNLQILDDLRHIVGQPVRGAISNPQDIATAWKNNYSFETDSIHEMIAELQDKVGASELSLEELGTQEIIKDTENLVELAQLPEVIKIVNLVFLEAVKKRASDIHFEVYEDRFRIRIRVDGVLHEIVNPPKTLAIALVSRVKIMCNMDIGERRLPQDSRIELKVGDSVIDIRVATLPTLYGEGVVMRILDRTAVRIDLDRLGLSDNVKAKLDDVLARPNGILLVTGPTGSGKTTTLYGCIAKLNSEEVKIITMEDPVELQIDRVMQCQVNEEVGLTFAAGLRSILRQDPDIVMVGEIRDLETAQIAVEASLTGHLVLSTLHTNSAPETITRLLDMDVEPYLITASLEAVLAQRLVRCLCRHCRERYRPSKEEMQELGLPKNWQEDPKLQLFRPKGCPACDYIGYMGRTGLFEILQVDETVCEMILDRAMAYDIRRYARKKLGMRTLREEGIIKCVQGVTSAKEVIAHTDYYED; this is encoded by the coding sequence ATGTCGAGTGCATTAGCGAAACAAAATCAATCAAAGACAGCCCAGTTTAACCAGCGCCGATTGGGCGATATTCTGGTAGAACAGGGTGTTATTATTCCACTCCAATTGGATGAAGCACTCCAACGCCAGCGATTAACAGGCGATTTTTTAGGTCGTGTGCTGGTCTCTATGGGCTATTGCGATGAGCAAGCAATTGTAGAGGCACTGGGAACACAATTGGGGATGGAGAAGGTTGATGTAACCCGTTTGAAAATTCCCGAAAATATTATTCGAAAAATTTCGCCCGATGTAGCTCGCTTTTACAATGTTATCCCTATCAAAGAAGTAGACGGTGTTCTTGTCGTAGCAATGGCTGACCCCTTAAATTTACAAATATTAGATGATTTAAGACATATTGTAGGTCAGCCGGTCCGTGGGGCCATTAGCAATCCCCAGGATATTGCTACAGCATGGAAAAATAATTATTCCTTTGAGACAGATTCTATTCATGAAATGATTGCCGAATTGCAGGATAAGGTAGGTGCTTCGGAGCTGTCTCTTGAAGAATTAGGAACGCAGGAAATTATCAAAGATACAGAAAATCTGGTCGAATTAGCCCAACTGCCCGAAGTTATTAAAATTGTTAACCTGGTGTTTTTAGAAGCGGTAAAGAAAAGGGCATCCGATATTCACTTTGAAGTATATGAAGACCGTTTTCGTATTCGTATCCGTGTAGATGGTGTTTTGCATGAAATTGTAAATCCGCCCAAGACACTGGCAATTGCCTTAGTATCGCGTGTAAAAATTATGTGTAATATGGATATTGGCGAACGACGGTTACCTCAAGACTCCCGTATCGAATTAAAAGTCGGTGATAGTGTTATAGACATTCGTGTGGCTACGCTTCCCACTCTGTATGGTGAAGGAGTGGTTATGCGTATTTTAGACCGAACCGCTGTCCGTATAGATTTAGACCGTCTGGGACTGAGTGATAATGTAAAAGCAAAGTTAGATGATGTTTTAGCCCGTCCTAATGGTATTTTGTTAGTGACAGGTCCTACAGGTTCAGGAAAAACAACAACCCTATATGGTTGTATTGCAAAGTTAAATAGTGAAGAAGTAAAAATTATTACGATGGAAGACCCTGTAGAATTGCAGATAGACCGTGTGATGCAATGCCAGGTGAATGAAGAAGTAGGGCTAACCTTTGCGGCAGGTTTGCGTTCTATTCTGCGTCAGGACCCGGATATTGTGATGGTCGGTGAAATCCGTGACTTAGAGACGGCACAGATTGCTGTTGAAGCATCATTAACAGGTCACCTTGTATTAAGTACCTTACACACCAATAGTGCTCCTGAAACGATTACCCGTCTTTTGGATATGGATGTTGAACCTTACCTGATAACGGCTTCCTTAGAGGCTGTATTAGCCCAGCGATTGGTGCGTTGCCTTTGCAGACATTGTAGAGAACGGTATCGTCCCTCAAAAGAAGAAATGCAGGAATTAGGATTGCCTAAAAACTGGCAAGAAGACCCGAAACTTCAATTGTTCCGTCCCAAAGGATGTCCTGCCTGTGATTATATTGGTTATATGGGCAGAACAGGTTTGTTTGAAATTTTACAGGTAGATGAAACTGTTTGTGAAATGATTTTAGACCGTGCAATGGCGTATGATATTCGTAGATATGCACGAAAGAAATTAGGTATGAGAACACTACGCGAGGAAGGTATAATAAAATGTGTTCAGGGTGTTACTTCTGCTAAAGAAGTAATAGCCCATACAGATTATTACGAAGATTAA
- a CDS encoding prepilin-type N-terminal cleavage/methylation domain-containing protein, which yields MLQNNNKKQIKLRHIIHFEYKIGMTLVELMVAMAILSIILTGLVAMFVSAIESTHQGYMIKESYGNARSAMEILSRDLERACSLANRGEKVQFYGTPTALTFVTMLDNGQVGRVTYFFAPSPSIPVFETWLPLGPKEENNLPDRIAKEKGMKREINKIPNVNTAYFFDDIRSKIQEALPASCDVTTIENILNTLIHINTDPFPEVQTELNVGNQFSNEEQAYYVRIQPMALFRIEESAKANIIDMEMKKGYIDSSGISVQLMPEPDLSATENPFSFTGYSNIDALLHTFLIEGVGTQSGISMVNPIEIQTPSVNVVKDLRNCIGNPNYQVIDENFINDLITIRKIELRLLLMQVYNSRQFCNEWYNLLQNPSNVLAITGQGGILNLSPYIWSYDLSIARRDQMYLYQLLTGGTGNPTLLLKPPPREVLYNFWETNGFDPQDYVLSDGFGAHAYLIDENNGLITSNDLIFPGNLFSYQSEENQTSMYFNDVRSIPLYSHYLSLSSESVSVQDAECITAFLDRVWADMKGTDPSQSSPFATIFFERLPVRITVSAWVCSEKPQPGLSDFRRWFSQSIDVPCGLRTPQPRRMPAGM from the coding sequence ATGTTACAGAACAACAATAAAAAACAAATAAAGTTACGGCATATAATTCATTTTGAATATAAAATAGGTATGACGCTTGTCGAACTTATGGTGGCGATGGCAATATTATCTATAATCCTAACGGGTCTTGTTGCTATGTTTGTTTCGGCTATTGAATCTACCCATCAGGGATACATGATAAAAGAGAGTTATGGGAATGCGCGTTCTGCTATGGAAATACTATCCCGCGATTTGGAACGGGCTTGTTCCCTTGCCAATCGCGGAGAAAAAGTTCAATTTTACGGGACACCTACCGCACTAACTTTTGTAACGATGTTAGACAATGGACAGGTAGGCAGGGTAACCTATTTTTTTGCACCCAGTCCGTCTATTCCTGTGTTTGAAACATGGTTACCCTTAGGACCAAAAGAAGAAAACAACCTGCCCGACAGGATTGCAAAAGAAAAAGGAATGAAACGAGAAATCAATAAAATTCCAAATGTAAATACCGCTTATTTCTTTGATGACATCCGTTCTAAAATCCAAGAGGCTTTACCAGCAAGTTGTGATGTGACTACAATCGAAAATATCTTAAATACTCTGATTCATATAAACACAGACCCATTTCCAGAAGTACAGACTGAATTAAATGTCGGCAATCAATTTTCTAATGAAGAACAGGCATATTATGTTCGTATTCAACCGATGGCTTTGTTCCGTATCGAAGAAAGTGCAAAAGCAAATATTATAGATATGGAAATGAAAAAAGGTTATATAGATTCCTCAGGGATATCTGTTCAATTAATGCCTGAACCAGATTTATCCGCAACAGAAAATCCATTTTCCTTTACAGGTTATTCGAATATTGACGCACTATTACATACTTTCCTTATTGAGGGAGTCGGAACACAAAGTGGAATAAGTATGGTCAATCCTATAGAGATTCAAACACCTTCTGTAAATGTTGTCAAGGATTTAAGAAATTGCATAGGGAATCCTAACTACCAGGTCATAGATGAAAACTTTATAAACGACCTGATAACTATCCGAAAAATAGAATTACGCCTCTTATTAATGCAAGTTTATAATTCGCGGCAGTTCTGTAATGAATGGTATAATCTGTTGCAAAATCCCTCCAATGTTCTTGCTATTACAGGACAGGGAGGTATATTAAATTTGTCTCCTTATATCTGGAGTTATGACCTTTCTATAGCACGACGAGACCAGATGTATCTATATCAATTACTGACGGGTGGAACTGGTAATCCTACTCTTCTGCTCAAACCGCCGCCCAGGGAAGTTTTATACAATTTCTGGGAAACGAATGGGTTTGATCCTCAAGATTATGTTTTATCCGATGGCTTCGGTGCTCATGCCTACTTGATTGATGAAAATAATGGATTGATAACATCCAATGACTTGATTTTCCCGGGAAATCTCTTTTCTTATCAATCTGAGGAAAATCAGACCTCGATGTATTTTAACGATGTAAGAAGTATTCCTCTTTATAGTCACTATCTTTCTTTATCGTCAGAATCCGTTTCTGTTCAGGATGCAGAATGTATTACAGCATTTTTAGATAGGGTCTGGGCAGATATGAAAGGGACAGACCCGAGTCAATCTTCTCCCTTTGCGACAATTTTCTTTGAGCGTTTACCGGTTCGAATTACTGTCAGTGCCTGGGTTTGTTCTGAAAAGCCGCAGCCCGGTCTTTCTGATTTCAGGCGCTGGTTTAGTCAATCTATTGATGTTCCGTGCGGATTACGAACTCCCCAACCAAGGAGAATGCCCGCAGGAATGTAA
- a CDS encoding type II secretion system protein: MFIRDKKQGYTLTELLVVIGIVGMLTLISVPSIFRFYKDATDPVKRTARELAQIMQVAKIYAMTYRVNTAVVYGDAFVPVPLTNVETSQGVITGERHIRALVSAAVMYEISRKNNEGFDDIRDRLGFPDRWNSIYVPIEAKSEYGMNRRFEDGIALCNVEFRENVVIPNSLTIEVPLLRSVDEGNSTALLGLTKVNVPFLDLEQTAQAPMAYLSSGAKTSWYAHIFGPDGNLIPTSNTMVKERYILALVDTTNSEPMILPENLQGQIPADSVWVTHRMNLLSLFRVTGRIKTEI; the protein is encoded by the coding sequence ATGTTTATCAGAGATAAAAAACAAGGTTATACATTGACCGAATTACTGGTTGTAATCGGAATTGTGGGGATGTTGACCCTTATTTCTGTTCCGTCTATTTTCCGATTCTATAAAGATGCAACGGACCCGGTAAAACGCACGGCTCGAGAATTGGCTCAAATTATGCAGGTAGCAAAAATTTATGCAATGACCTATCGTGTGAATACGGCGGTTGTTTATGGGGATGCGTTTGTGCCAGTTCCTTTAACAAATGTTGAAACAAGTCAGGGAGTTATTACAGGAGAACGCCATATACGGGCGTTGGTTTCTGCTGCAGTCATGTATGAAATTAGTAGGAAGAACAACGAAGGCTTCGATGATATTCGTGATAGGTTGGGATTTCCTGATAGATGGAACAGTATTTATGTTCCTATTGAGGCGAAATCAGAATACGGTATGAATAGGCGATTTGAAGACGGGATTGCTCTTTGCAATGTCGAATTTCGGGAAAATGTTGTTATCCCTAATTCACTGACAATAGAAGTTCCTCTTTTGCGTTCTGTGGATGAAGGAAATTCCACTGCATTACTCGGTTTAACCAAAGTAAATGTTCCATTTTTAGATTTAGAACAAACAGCACAAGCCCCAATGGCTTATTTAAGTTCCGGTGCTAAAACTTCCTGGTATGCCCATATTTTTGGACCAGATGGGAATCTTATACCTACTTCTAATACAATGGTAAAGGAACGATATATTCTCGCACTGGTAGATACGACTAATTCCGAACCGATGATTCTTCCTGAAAATCTTCAGGGACAAATCCCTGCAGATAGTGTATGGGTAACGCATAGAATGAATTTATTAAGTCTGTTTCGTGTTACAGGCAGGATAAAAACAGAAATATGA
- a CDS encoding prepilin-type N-terminal cleavage/methylation domain-containing protein — translation MKEYMKNNYRNKKSGFSILEIVIALAIIAGGLVAIFTLFPSAQKLLTDASANANVSDLARTEMSRVRVGGALSTGLNSWLRDNAFQQIDTTASAYELYQHYGASTSRVPMGKGLYRVTFKVRLNDGREERFVTYVTEQQ, via the coding sequence ATGAAAGAATATATGAAGAACAATTATCGAAACAAAAAATCGGGCTTCTCTATTTTAGAGATTGTTATTGCCCTTGCTATTATCGCGGGCGGGTTGGTGGCAATTTTTACATTGTTCCCTTCAGCACAAAAACTGTTAACCGATGCTTCCGCCAATGCGAATGTTTCCGATTTAGCCCGAACAGAAATGAGCCGTGTTCGTGTAGGAGGTGCTTTATCCACAGGTCTTAATTCGTGGTTAAGAGATAATGCTTTTCAACAAATAGATACAACGGCCAGTGCTTACGAGTTATATCAGCATTATGGGGCTTCTACCTCGCGTGTTCCAATGGGTAAAGGTTTGTATCGAGTAACCTTTAAGGTGAGGCTCAATGATGGGAGAGAAGAAAGGTTCGTTACTTATGTTACAGAACAACAATAA
- a CDS encoding ATPase, T2SS/T4P/T4SS family: MSTYKLFGQILVEKKIISEEQLREAIHRQQTTMSHRRIGEILVRLGYIGKSHIIETLSEQLGIPIIKLSEREIPERVRNIMDGSIATLYKVVPVEIRGDKVIIATSDPTNVNNLDNISRLLDRPIEPVLASPEEITMALGKYYGVQEATVESLLSSASSASSVSSLSSMSNVSSFDSSLASSSSFSASDISLSSVSMDDANLPSTSITTEGMDEGDADNPVVKYVHQMILEAFRLRASDIHIEPGKTDVKVRYRIDGVMHLMPLPPKRAQAAIISRLKIMAEMDISEKRVPQDGRIKMTLGNKVIDLRVSSLPAVFGESVVMRILDKSGLMLGLGQLGFSPEVQNHWERIIQHATGVVLVTGPTGSGKTTTLYASLHNLNQPDVKIITLEDPVEYQITGINQVQINHEIGWDFARALRAIFRQDPDIVMVGEIRDLETAEIAIKAALTGHLVFSTLHTNDTATAFTRLVDIGVKPFLVASGIRAILAQRLVRTICTVCKEPFVPPEFEVRRLGFPVDLSTIELYHGAGCDNCNQTGYQGRLGVYELLQTTDRIREMVMRGESATAIRREARLSGMSTMREDAWRKATMGITTVEEVNKRTRIDEPLRKPAVAV; the protein is encoded by the coding sequence ATGAGCACCTATAAATTATTTGGTCAGATACTTGTAGAAAAGAAAATAATATCGGAAGAGCAACTACGGGAAGCCATACATCGTCAGCAAACGACGATGTCACATCGAAGGATAGGAGAAATCCTTGTTCGTTTAGGGTATATTGGTAAAAGTCATATTATTGAGACCTTGTCAGAACAGTTAGGTATACCTATAATAAAGTTAAGTGAGAGAGAAATTCCGGAGCGTGTTCGAAATATTATGGATGGAAGTATTGCAACGCTTTATAAAGTTGTTCCTGTAGAAATTCGGGGGGATAAAGTTATTATTGCTACATCTGACCCGACTAATGTGAATAATTTAGATAATATTTCCCGACTCCTTGACCGTCCCATAGAACCCGTTCTCGCTTCTCCTGAAGAAATAACAATGGCTTTAGGCAAATATTACGGGGTACAGGAAGCAACCGTAGAAAGTTTGTTGAGTTCGGCGAGTAGTGCCAGCAGTGTGAGTTCTTTATCTTCAATGTCCAATGTGAGTTCGTTTGATAGTTCGCTTGCTTCTTCATCAAGTTTTAGTGCCAGCGATATTTCTCTGAGCAGTGTGAGTATGGATGATGCGAATCTCCCATCTACATCTATAACAACAGAAGGGATGGATGAAGGCGATGCAGACAATCCTGTGGTGAAATATGTCCATCAGATGATATTAGAAGCGTTTCGTTTGCGGGCAAGTGATATACATATTGAACCTGGAAAAACCGATGTGAAAGTAAGGTATCGTATAGATGGTGTGATGCATCTAATGCCATTACCTCCGAAAAGGGCACAGGCGGCTATCATATCCCGACTTAAAATTATGGCAGAGATGGATATTTCCGAAAAGCGGGTTCCGCAAGATGGTCGTATCAAAATGACATTAGGAAATAAAGTAATAGACCTTCGTGTAAGTTCTCTGCCGGCTGTATTCGGTGAGAGTGTTGTTATGCGTATTCTTGATAAAAGTGGACTTATGTTAGGATTAGGACAGTTAGGCTTCAGTCCAGAGGTGCAAAATCACTGGGAAAGAATTATTCAGCATGCTACAGGTGTTGTTCTGGTGACAGGACCTACAGGGTCAGGGAAAACAACCACCCTTTATGCTTCTCTTCATAATCTAAATCAGCCGGATGTAAAAATAATTACATTAGAAGACCCTGTGGAATATCAAATTACAGGAATTAATCAGGTGCAAATTAATCATGAAATTGGTTGGGATTTCGCACGAGCTTTGCGTGCTATATTCCGTCAGGACCCGGATATTGTGATGGTCGGTGAAATCCGTGACTTAGAAACAGCGGAAATCGCTATAAAAGCCGCATTAACAGGGCATTTGGTTTTCTCGACATTACACACCAATGATACGGCTACTGCATTTACCCGATTGGTAGATATTGGAGTTAAACCGTTCCTTGTGGCGTCGGGTATTCGAGCAATACTTGCTCAGCGATTGGTGCGAACGATTTGCACGGTTTGTAAAGAGCCTTTTGTTCCACCAGAATTTGAAGTTCGCCGATTGGGTTTTCCTGTGGACCTGTCTACCATTGAATTATATCATGGTGCCGGTTGTGATAATTGCAACCAGACAGGCTATCAAGGACGATTGGGTGTTTATGAATTATTACAAACAACAGACCGTATTCGTGAAATGGTCATGCGCGGAGAATCAGCCACGGCAATTCGAAGAGAAGCCCGTCTATCGGGGATGTCTACCATGCGCGAAGATGCCTGGCGTAAAGCGACAATGGGTATTACTACTGTTGAAGAAGTTAACAAACGGACACGGATTGATGAACCTCTTCGCAAACCTGCTGTTGCGGTATAA
- a CDS encoding type IV pilus twitching motility protein PilT, whose translation MAYEMVSLLRMLIDREGSDLHLAVDNPPVGRVHGRLVFFGEDPLTPEDTERLMKSIASVDNQQELQEVGGSDFGFAFEDIARFRVAIFKQKGYVGIVLRLIPRKILTFEELGLPRHIENLLRQPRGLVLITGPTGSGKTTTLATMLDWINTNLDSHIITIEDPIEYYHSHKKGIITQREVGVDVPTFAEALRRALRMDPDVILVGEMRDLETIEAAITAAETGHLVFATLHTTGAVRTVDRVVDAFPSNQQEQIRTQLAGNLKAVISQTLVPRKSGFGRVAAYEIMYCTPAIQNLIRENKTYRITSAIQTGHKYGMNLLDEHLLALYRKGICKYEDCLAKAQMPDEFEAAARALGIEGGPAPKKEGEVA comes from the coding sequence ATGGCGTATGAAATGGTAAGTTTATTACGAATGTTAATAGACCGTGAAGGTTCGGACTTACATCTTGCGGTCGATAACCCCCCTGTGGGCAGGGTTCACGGAAGATTGGTTTTCTTTGGTGAAGACCCACTTACACCCGAAGATACAGAACGATTAATGAAAAGTATTGCCTCTGTAGATAATCAACAGGAACTGCAAGAAGTAGGAGGGTCTGACTTCGGTTTCGCATTTGAAGATATTGCTCGATTCCGTGTGGCTATTTTTAAACAAAAGGGATATGTAGGTATTGTATTGCGATTAATCCCTCGTAAAATATTAACCTTTGAAGAATTAGGTTTGCCCCGACATATTGAAAATCTACTTCGTCAACCGCGTGGATTGGTTCTAATTACAGGTCCTACAGGGTCCGGGAAAACGACAACATTGGCTACCATGCTTGATTGGATTAATACCAATCTGGATTCACATATCATAACCATTGAAGACCCAATAGAATACTATCACTCCCACAAAAAAGGAATTATAACCCAGCGTGAAGTAGGTGTAGATGTGCCGACTTTCGCAGAGGCTTTGAGAAGAGCATTGCGTATGGACCCCGATGTGATTCTCGTCGGTGAAATGCGTGACCTCGAAACTATCGAAGCGGCTATTACTGCTGCAGAAACAGGGCACCTTGTGTTCGCTACCCTTCATACGACAGGAGCCGTGAGAACTGTAGACCGTGTTGTGGACGCTTTCCCTTCCAACCAGCAGGAACAAATTCGAACCCAATTGGCAGGCAACTTAAAAGCGGTAATTTCACAAACCCTCGTTCCCCGGAAAAGCGGTTTTGGGCGTGTTGCGGCGTATGAGATTATGTATTGCACCCCTGCTATTCAAAACTTAATTCGTGAGAATAAAACTTATCGTATAACATCGGCTATTCAGACGGGTCACAAGTATGGTATGAATTTGTTAGACGAACATTTACTTGCCCTGTACCGTAAGGGTATTTGCAAATATGAGGACTGCCTTGCCAAAGCACAAATGCCTGATGAATTTGAAGCAGCGGCTCGTGCTCTGGGTATTGAAGGAGGTCCTGCTCCTAAAAAAGAAGGAGAAGTAGCATAA
- a CDS encoding prepilin-type N-terminal cleavage/methylation domain-containing protein, translating to MKRNKGFTLVELLVVMAIISILAAIIVPNVARYIARGRATRALGDIKGIELALTKMVTDANVQNLNYLFKADNIRRNIFEFGDNTPYVLTSQQFLSAIKLYTNTLYALLREGRRVLDGRTDPDLGIAYADILDRDVVMRLGVGYLEDIAFDPWGNLYNIYPGPWAPRSGPIPFRIYMLGEKEKTLPGVSGGRRSDTLTFSTTDPETNLSIEVGFPADKGKLAFIWSNGANMISGQGVYDSNLANPLPGGSYQGSANYADQEEEYKGGGDDINNWDPGQSWMRFYS from the coding sequence ATGAAACGAAACAAAGGATTTACACTCGTAGAACTATTGGTTGTGATGGCAATCATCTCAATTCTTGCTGCTATCATTGTCCCCAATGTTGCCCGATATATTGCACGAGGCAGGGCTACACGGGCTTTAGGGGACATTAAAGGAATTGAACTTGCACTAACTAAAATGGTTACCGATGCCAATGTGCAAAATTTAAATTATCTGTTTAAGGCAGATAATATTCGAAGAAATATCTTCGAATTTGGAGATAATACACCGTATGTACTGACATCACAGCAATTTCTATCTGCTATTAAATTGTATACCAATACTTTGTATGCTTTGCTAAGAGAAGGTCGGAGGGTCCTTGATGGTAGAACAGACCCCGATTTAGGTATTGCCTATGCTGATATTTTAGATAGAGATGTCGTTATGCGACTTGGAGTTGGTTATCTGGAAGATATTGCTTTTGACCCTTGGGGAAATCTGTATAATATTTATCCAGGTCCCTGGGCACCCAGAAGTGGACCCATTCCTTTCCGTATTTACATGTTAGGTGAAAAAGAGAAAACCTTACCGGGCGTGTCAGGTGGAAGAAGAAGTGATACTTTAACATTCAGTACAACAGACCCAGAAACCAATTTATCAATAGAGGTAGGTTTCCCTGCAGACAAAGGGAAATTGGCTTTTATCTGGTCTAATGGTGCTAATATGATTTCAGGTCAGGGTGTTTATGATTCTAATTTAGCAAATCCACTTCCTGGTGGAAGTTATCAAGGTTCTGCAAATTATGCGGACCAGGAAGAAGAATATAAAGGTGGTGGCGATGATATTAACAATTGGGACCCGGGTCAGAGTTGGATGCGTTTCTACAGCTAG